In Clostridium sporogenes, one genomic interval encodes:
- a CDS encoding V-type ATP synthase subunit D, protein MKLNVNPTRMELTKLKKRLTTATRGHKLLKDKQDELMRRFIDMIKKNNELRKDVEKELEGSFKDFLMASAVMSPEFLEEAVAYPKESISVDVKKQNIMSVNVPVFDFKRKLEGDKGSIFPYGFANTSAELDGAIEKLYGILPKLLELAKVEKACQLMADEIEKTRRRVNALEYMTIPQLEETIRFIQMKLDENERSTVTRLMKIKSMMEEKQSNMV, encoded by the coding sequence ATGAAATTAAATGTAAATCCTACTAGAATGGAGCTCACTAAACTTAAAAAGAGGTTAACAACAGCCACAAGAGGACATAAACTCTTAAAAGATAAGCAAGATGAGCTTATGAGAAGATTCATAGATATGATAAAAAAGAATAACGAACTTAGAAAAGATGTAGAAAAGGAATTGGAAGGGTCTTTTAAAGACTTTTTAATGGCTAGTGCGGTTATGTCGCCAGAGTTTTTGGAGGAAGCCGTAGCTTATCCAAAGGAAAGCATTTCTGTAGATGTTAAAAAGCAAAACATAATGAGTGTTAATGTGCCTGTGTTTGACTTCAAAAGAAAATTAGAAGGAGATAAAGGAAGTATATTTCCGTACGGTTTTGCCAATACTTCTGCTGAATTAGATGGTGCTATAGAAAAGTTATATGGTATATTACCTAAGCTTTTAGAATTAGCTAAAGTAGAAAAAGCATGCCAACTAATGGCGGATGAAATTGAAAAAACTAGGAGAAGAGTTAATGCTCTAGAATATATGACTATACCTCAGCTAGAGGAAACTATAAGATTTATACAAATGAAGTTAGATGAAAATGAAAGAAGTACAGTAACAAGACTTATGAAAATTAAGAGTATGATGGAAGAAAAGCAAAGTAATATGGTATAA
- the def gene encoding peptide deformylase has protein sequence MYNLDIHHKKEGVLKLLALRVIMAVREILQVGDKTLKRVSKKVEYIDDEIKGIIEDLKDTLYAGTGIGLAAPQIGYLKRIFIIDLKNGKEPIILINPKFLKRIGKEESQEGCLSYPGYEGIVIRPRRVVIMGLNEKGEEVTYEATGLLKDAFCHEYDHLDGIVYIDKAKKVYKVEQIE, from the coding sequence ATGTATAATTTAGATATACATCACAAAAAGGAGGGAGTTTTAAAGCTTTTGGCTTTAAGAGTTATTATGGCAGTAAGAGAGATATTACAAGTTGGAGACAAGACTTTAAAAAGAGTTAGTAAAAAAGTAGAATATATTGATGATGAAATTAAAGGTATTATAGAAGATTTAAAGGATACTTTATATGCAGGTACCGGTATTGGCCTTGCAGCACCTCAAATAGGTTATCTAAAAAGAATTTTTATTATAGATTTAAAAAATGGGAAAGAACCTATAATTCTTATAAATCCTAAATTTTTAAAAAGAATAGGAAAAGAAGAGAGTCAAGAAGGATGTTTAAGCTATCCTGGTTATGAAGGGATCGTTATTAGACCTAGAAGAGTTGTTATAATGGGACTAAATGAGAAAGGTGAAGAAGTTACTTATGAAGCAACAGGCTTACTAAAAGATGCTTTTTGCCATGAGTATGATCATTTAGATGGCATAGTTTATATAGATAAGGCTAAAAAAGTATACAAAGTGGAACAAATAGAATAA
- a CDS encoding nucleoside hydrolase translates to MHRIIYDCDNTMGLKDKDVDDGLTLMYLIGNENVELIGLTSTHGNGTVEEVHENNLRIMNLLDKEYKPIFKGGDLNTGRISEAAKFLAISASRYKGEITILATGSMSNLYGAYLYDENFYKNVKNIVLMGGITKPLVISGVEVRELNLSCDYEASYSVLTSGADITILDGHVTLQALFREKELDVLKNSSNEILRYVYKEIEPWFNSMEKTFNIKAFCNWDAAAAMYITNKEIFNENFVYINPDIEELKSGIITLRDEDKGFKVNMPNKIIDLDKFNSILIEKWGKL, encoded by the coding sequence ATGCATAGGATTATTTATGACTGTGATAACACCATGGGGCTTAAAGATAAAGACGTGGATGATGGTTTAACTTTAATGTATCTTATAGGTAATGAAAATGTAGAGCTAATTGGTTTAACGTCAACTCATGGTAATGGTACTGTAGAGGAAGTTCATGAAAATAATCTTAGAATTATGAATCTTTTGGACAAAGAATATAAGCCTATTTTTAAAGGTGGAGATTTAAACACAGGAAGAATTAGTGAAGCAGCTAAATTTTTAGCTATAAGTGCTAGCAGATATAAAGGAGAAATAACTATACTTGCTACAGGTTCCATGTCTAACTTATATGGTGCATATTTATATGATGAAAATTTCTATAAAAATGTAAAAAATATTGTACTAATGGGTGGTATCACAAAACCTTTGGTTATTTCAGGAGTAGAGGTTAGGGAATTAAATTTATCCTGTGATTATGAAGCATCCTATAGTGTTTTAACTTCAGGAGCAGATATAACTATATTAGATGGACATGTTACTCTTCAAGCTTTGTTTAGAGAGAAAGAGTTAGATGTACTTAAAAATAGTTCAAATGAAATATTGAGATATGTATATAAAGAAATAGAGCCTTGGTTTAATTCTATGGAAAAAACTTTTAATATAAAAGCATTTTGCAATTGGGATGCAGCGGCAGCTATGTATATAACAAATAAGGAGATTTTTAATGAAAATTTTGTTTATATAAATCCTGATATAGAAGAACTAAAATCTGGAATTATAACTTTAAGAGATGAAGATAAAGGATTTAAAGTAAATATGCCAAATAAGATAATAGATTTAGATAAATTTAATAGTATTCTTATTGAAAAATGGGGAAAACTATAA
- a CDS encoding NifB/NifX family molybdenum-iron cluster-binding protein, with protein sequence MKNIVIPIEENEICALEEDTTKFTFYTLKEDKFIEKHIILKKPKEDMVEFLKKQDVNTIITLRISNNLNLKLKENNFHVVVLNDKEKLKDFIHKLT encoded by the coding sequence ATGAAAAATATAGTTATTCCAATAGAGGAAAATGAGATATGCGCTCTAGAGGAAGATACTACTAAATTTACGTTCTATACACTAAAAGAAGATAAGTTTATAGAAAAGCATATTATTTTAAAAAAACCTAAAGAAGATATGGTAGAATTTTTAAAAAAGCAGGACGTAAATACTATTATTACATTAAGGATATCTAATAATCTCAATTTAAAATTAAAAGAAAATAATTTTCATGTAGTTGTTTTAAATGATAAAGAAAAATTAAAAGATTTTATTCATAAACTAACATAA
- a CDS encoding membrane protein, which yields MKNVKKMTYAAVLTALAIVIPLAFGFLKIQLGPFTATLASHVPLFVAMLLGPASAVMVGLGSTLGFLVSTPLVVAARAFMHTFVGLIGAILIKKGMPFKKVIAITAPIHGALEAIAVIPFGFTLYKILVAVGIGSILHHLVDGIIAFALVKALSKTLNIKLVPTVSSK from the coding sequence ATGAAAAATGTAAAAAAAATGACCTATGCTGCAGTTTTAACTGCTTTAGCCATAGTAATTCCATTAGCCTTTGGATTTTTAAAAATTCAATTAGGCCCTTTTACAGCTACCTTAGCATCACATGTTCCTTTGTTTGTAGCTATGCTTTTAGGGCCAGCTTCAGCGGTGATGGTAGGGCTAGGTTCCACTTTGGGATTTTTAGTATCTACCCCTTTAGTGGTCGCAGCTAGAGCGTTTATGCATACTTTTGTTGGGCTTATAGGAGCTATTCTTATAAAAAAAGGTATGCCTTTTAAAAAAGTAATAGCTATAACTGCACCAATACATGGAGCTTTAGAAGCTATAGCAGTAATTCCTTTTGGATTTACACTATATAAAATATTAGTTGCTGTAGGAATAGGATCTATACTCCATCATTTAGTAGATGGTATAATTGCTTTTGCTTTAGTAAAAGCACTATCTAAAACATTAAACATAAAATTAGTGCCTACAGTTTCATCAAAATAA
- a CDS encoding FprA family A-type flavoprotein — translation MASVQLKKNIHWIGVRNPELRVFDIIMETKKGTTYNAYLIDDEKVALIDCVKDGYFDEYMENIREVIGDKKVDYIIVQHTELDHSGSLSKLLEIYPEATVIGSRAALIYIKDIINKEFKNLPAPKELNLGKTTLKFITAPNLHWPDTMFTYAENEKVLFTCDFLGCHYCPEGCITDTCSGDYLEEMKYYFDVIMGPFKKFVLMGLDKIKDLDFDMVATSHGPVHIEDISKYIDLYRKWATEDTKEQNIQVLYISAYGNTEKMGEYLVQKLNEKGIKAEGHEITSMPMEKVLELIENSTGIILGSPTINQDAVKPVWDVMSHIGVISNRGKAAGAFGSYGWSGEGPSLMTDRLKGLKLKVVEEPFKFKFVPSKDDFKRAEEFIEEYMKLL, via the coding sequence ATGGCGAGTGTACAATTGAAAAAAAACATACATTGGATTGGAGTTAGAAATCCAGAATTAAGAGTTTTTGATATTATAATGGAAACTAAAAAAGGAACCACATATAATGCATACCTTATAGATGATGAGAAAGTAGCTCTTATAGATTGTGTTAAAGATGGTTATTTTGATGAATACATGGAAAATATAAGAGAAGTAATAGGTGATAAAAAGGTCGATTATATAATTGTTCAACATACAGAATTAGATCATAGTGGATCTTTGAGTAAATTATTGGAGATCTATCCAGAGGCAACAGTTATAGGATCAAGAGCTGCATTAATTTATATTAAAGATATTATAAATAAAGAATTTAAAAATTTACCAGCACCAAAAGAATTAAATTTAGGAAAAACCACATTAAAGTTTATAACTGCACCAAATTTACATTGGCCAGATACTATGTTTACTTATGCTGAAAATGAAAAAGTGTTATTTACCTGTGATTTCCTAGGTTGTCACTACTGTCCAGAAGGTTGTATAACAGATACTTGTTCTGGAGATTATTTAGAAGAGATGAAATATTATTTTGATGTTATTATGGGGCCATTTAAAAAGTTTGTATTAATGGGATTAGACAAAATAAAAGATTTAGATTTTGACATGGTAGCTACAAGCCATGGTCCTGTTCATATAGAAGATATTTCTAAATATATAGATCTTTATAGAAAGTGGGCTACAGAAGATACAAAGGAACAAAATATTCAAGTATTGTATATTTCAGCTTATGGAAATACAGAAAAAATGGGAGAATATTTAGTTCAAAAACTTAATGAAAAAGGAATTAAAGCAGAAGGACATGAAATAACTTCTATGCCTATGGAAAAGGTATTAGAATTAATAGAAAATTCTACAGGAATTATTTTAGGTTCTCCAACTATAAACCAAGATGCAGTAAAGCCAGTTTGGGATGTAATGAGTCATATAGGTGTTATAAGTAATAGAGGTAAAGCAGCAGGAGCCTTTGGATCTTATGGTTGGAGTGGAGAAGGCCCTTCTCTTATGACAGATAGATTAAAGGGGTTAAAATTAAAAGTTGTAGAAGAACCTTTTAAATTTAAGTTTGTTCCAAGTAAAGATGACTTTAAAAGAGCAGAGGAATTTATAGAAGAATATATGAAACTTCTTTAA
- a CDS encoding aspartyl-phosphate phosphatase Spo0E family protein, with product MNNLQLKTLNLKIYYLKQYLYTLIDEHDLSNAEVIQCSKELDKLIVEYENKKYKNLY from the coding sequence GTGAATAATTTACAATTAAAAACTTTAAATTTAAAAATTTATTATCTTAAACAATATTTATATACCTTAATAGATGAGCATGATTTATCTAATGCTGAAGTAATACAATGCAGTAAAGAATTGGACAAGCTTATTGTAGAATATGAAAATAAAAAATATAAAAATTTATATTAA
- the glpX gene encoding class II fructose-bisphosphatase has translation MLNTDIAMGLARVTEAAALSASKFMGRGDKNAADQAAVDGMHKAFQIMPVRGKVVIGEGELDEAPMLYIGEEVGIGAEDMLEMDIAVDPVDGTKLIAKGLENAIAVVAMGPKGSLFHAPDMYMKKIAVGSGAKGAIDINKSPKENILNVARALNKDVTELTVIVQERDRHDYIVKDAREVGARVKLFGEGDVAAVLACGFEDTGVDIMMGTGGAPEGVIAAAAIKCMGGEMQAQLCPTSQEEIERCKTMGIKDHKAILYIDDLVKSDDVYFAATAITDCDLLKGVVYNRNEKAITNSIVMRSKTGTIRFVKACHNLAKSAIVVE, from the coding sequence ATGCTAAATACAGATATTGCTATGGGACTTGCGAGAGTAACAGAAGCAGCAGCGTTAAGTGCATCAAAATTTATGGGTAGAGGAGATAAAAACGCAGCAGATCAAGCAGCAGTGGATGGTATGCACAAAGCTTTTCAAATAATGCCTGTAAGAGGTAAGGTTGTTATAGGAGAAGGAGAATTAGATGAGGCTCCTATGCTATATATAGGTGAAGAAGTTGGAATTGGTGCAGAGGATATGTTAGAAATGGACATAGCTGTAGATCCAGTAGATGGAACTAAACTTATAGCGAAGGGTTTAGAAAATGCTATAGCTGTAGTAGCTATGGGACCTAAAGGAAGTTTATTTCATGCGCCAGATATGTATATGAAGAAAATAGCTGTAGGATCAGGGGCTAAGGGAGCCATAGATATAAATAAATCCCCTAAAGAAAATATATTGAATGTGGCTAGAGCTTTAAATAAAGATGTAACAGAACTTACAGTTATAGTTCAAGAAAGGGATAGACATGATTATATAGTAAAAGATGCAAGAGAAGTAGGGGCTAGAGTTAAGCTTTTTGGAGAAGGAGATGTAGCGGCAGTATTAGCCTGCGGATTTGAAGATACTGGAGTAGATATAATGATGGGAACCGGTGGAGCTCCAGAAGGTGTTATAGCAGCAGCTGCCATAAAATGTATGGGCGGTGAAATGCAAGCGCAACTTTGTCCAACTAGTCAAGAGGAAATAGAAAGATGTAAGACTATGGGAATAAAAGATCATAAAGCTATACTTTATATAGATGATTTAGTAAAAAGTGATGATGTTTATTTTGCAGCTACAGCTATAACAGATTGTGATTTGTTAAAGGGAGTAGTTTATAATAGAAATGAGAAGGCTATTACAAATTCTATAGTTATGAGATCTAAAACTGGTACTATTAGATTTGTTAAAGCATGCCATAATTTAGCCAAAAGCGCTATAGTAGTTGAATAA
- a CDS encoding sulfurtransferase: MKMEKNFFRSFSSIVLCFVLGITLFTGCSNSSSNKEETKDKKQETTQKESYKDSSYIVDSDWLSKNLNKDNVIIIDARPDKDYKKGHIPGAINVQWPYFTNQEGKPGEKDWGMLLPEKELSKKLSSLGIDKNKTIVAYAENKSGWGEDGRIIWMLRMLGIENSEMLNGGFDYWKNKNLEISKDDVTPKKSDFVVENMDKSMYADTKWVKENLDKIKILDAREEVEYKGATKYGEARGGHLPGAKLFTFNKAFNEDQSLKSQKEIEDLLTEAGIKKDDEILTYCTAGIRSAHLALVLKMCGYNNVKNYDGSFYMWSADKNLQIEK; the protein is encoded by the coding sequence ATGAAAATGGAAAAAAATTTCTTTAGAAGTTTTTCCTCTATTGTTCTTTGTTTTGTTTTAGGAATTACACTTTTTACTGGTTGTTCTAATTCATCTTCTAATAAAGAAGAAACAAAGGATAAAAAGCAAGAAACAACACAAAAAGAATCCTATAAAGACAGTAGTTACATAGTAGATTCTGACTGGCTATCTAAAAATTTAAATAAAGATAATGTAATAATAATAGATGCTCGCCCTGACAAAGACTATAAAAAAGGTCATATACCTGGAGCTATAAATGTTCAGTGGCCATATTTTACTAACCAGGAAGGAAAACCCGGTGAAAAAGATTGGGGAATGCTTTTACCAGAAAAAGAACTTTCTAAAAAATTGTCTTCCTTAGGTATAGATAAAAACAAAACCATCGTTGCTTATGCAGAAAATAAAAGTGGTTGGGGAGAAGATGGGAGAATAATTTGGATGCTTAGAATGCTAGGCATAGAAAATTCCGAAATGTTAAATGGTGGATTTGACTATTGGAAAAACAAAAACTTAGAAATATCAAAAGATGATGTTACTCCTAAAAAAAGTGATTTTGTAGTAGAGAATATGGACAAATCTATGTATGCAGATACAAAGTGGGTTAAAGAAAATTTAGACAAAATAAAAATATTAGATGCTAGAGAAGAAGTGGAATATAAGGGTGCAACAAAATATGGTGAGGCTAGAGGTGGACACCTACCTGGAGCTAAACTATTTACTTTTAATAAAGCATTCAATGAGGATCAAAGTTTAAAAAGCCAAAAAGAAATAGAAGATCTGTTAACAGAAGCTGGTATTAAAAAAGATGATGAAATACTTACTTACTGTACTGCTGGTATAAGATCTGCCCACTTAGCTTTAGTATTAAAAATGTGCGGATATAATAACGTTAAAAACTATGATGGGTCCTTCTATATGTGGTCAGCGGATAAGAATTTACAAATAGAAAAATAA
- a CDS encoding TIGR04283 family arsenosugar biosynthesis glycosyltransferase — MVSIIVPVLNEEKTIENLLINLKRLKGEKEILIIDGGSKDSTTDIASQYGKVIKSKKGRSNQMNCGAREANGSILWFVHSDSTVHYESTVAIEKAIKDGYIGGGFPIYFYDLNSLFMKYISKTSNIRADKFNIYYGDQGIFVKKDIFLNMRGYPALDIMEDLEFSFRLRRLGKLKLLPYYIGTSARRFKKGGQFKTHILMHKLRILYFMGVPTEKLNKIYREER; from the coding sequence ATGGTTTCTATAATAGTTCCAGTTTTAAATGAAGAAAAAACTATAGAAAATTTATTGATAAATTTAAAAAGATTAAAGGGTGAAAAAGAAATTTTAATTATAGATGGAGGAAGCAAAGATTCTACTACAGATATAGCCTCTCAATATGGTAAAGTTATAAAAAGTAAAAAGGGTAGATCTAATCAAATGAATTGTGGAGCTAGAGAAGCTAATGGAAGTATTCTTTGGTTTGTACATTCAGATTCTACAGTTCATTATGAAAGCACAGTGGCTATAGAAAAAGCTATAAAAGATGGATATATAGGAGGTGGATTTCCTATATATTTTTATGATTTAAATAGTTTATTTATGAAATATATATCTAAAACTTCAAATATAAGAGCGGATAAATTTAATATATATTATGGAGATCAAGGAATATTTGTTAAAAAAGATATATTTTTAAATATGAGAGGATATCCAGCATTGGATATAATGGAGGATTTAGAATTTTCTTTTAGATTAAGAAGATTAGGCAAACTTAAGCTTTTACCTTATTATATTGGTACCTCTGCAAGAAGGTTTAAAAAGGGAGGCCAATTTAAAACACATATTCTAATGCATAAATTAAGAATTCTATATTTTATGGGAGTACCTACAGAAAAATTAAATAAAATATATCGGGAGGAAAGGTAA
- a CDS encoding TIGR04282 family arsenosugar biosynthesis glycosyltransferase: protein MNALIIMTRIPVPCKTKTRLMKILTGQQCSEIHKCFLKDVFNMCKYLKESMDIYVTYSDEGDFSIIEPLVPSFARYFPQEGKDIGQRMENAVDEVLKKGYEKVVLIGSDIPEIQIKDILRAFDILEYKDLCFGPTFDGGYYLVGMKKLNKIVFKEDIKWGDKSVFYSTMDLLNKENLTVDFTEKYEDIDTKEDLKNLIYRLNYKLYKYDIIPKNTKKYLENWWRDEDDERYVD, encoded by the coding sequence ATGAATGCACTTATAATAATGACTAGGATACCTGTACCGTGTAAGACTAAAACTAGGCTTATGAAAATATTAACAGGGCAGCAGTGTTCAGAGATACATAAATGCTTTTTAAAGGATGTATTTAATATGTGTAAATACTTAAAAGAGAGTATGGATATATATGTAACTTACAGTGATGAAGGGGATTTTAGTATAATAGAGCCTTTGGTACCAAGTTTTGCTAGATATTTTCCACAAGAAGGTAAAGATATAGGACAAAGAATGGAAAATGCTGTAGATGAGGTTTTAAAAAAAGGTTATGAAAAAGTTGTTTTAATAGGTTCTGATATACCAGAGATTCAGATCAAGGATATATTAAGGGCTTTTGATATTTTAGAATATAAAGATTTATGTTTTGGACCTACATTTGATGGAGGCTATTATCTTGTAGGTATGAAAAAATTAAATAAAATAGTTTTTAAAGAGGATATAAAATGGGGAGATAAATCTGTATTTTATAGTACTATGGATTTATTAAATAAAGAAAATTTAACAGTAGATTTTACAGAGAAATATGAAGATATAGACACAAAAGAGGACCTTAAAAACTTGATTTATAGATTAAATTACAAATTATATAAGTATGATATTATACCTAAAAATACTAAGAAGTATTTAGAAAATTGGTGGAGAGATGAAGATGATGAAAGATATGTTGATTAA
- a CDS encoding phosphotransferase: protein MMKDMLIKEIREYVYHKNLFEIINLSRNFNVRFLAQGEYNINFILEDKINKYVFRVNTGSQLSLENQIQYEYGALKRLEKSKVTPKVYYVDGSKEYIRYGVLIMEFLEGIPLNYEKDLNKAAEIFGKIHSIELNKEDFSSFIVENNIFSDRIKEANNLLKDFWNSSLIREDIKKFFYKFINWATENSYKEKYFTDNPIQVINNTEVNSHNFIIGFKNFYLIDWEKPVISDPCQDLTQFLAPTTTLWKGNYILKDYEINEFFCNYEKFFKGKNIRERVDMYTPYLYLRALSWCAYAYLEYQNPDRDIKNMDTYEKIKEYLELDFMSNLLNRWF, encoded by the coding sequence ATGATGAAAGATATGTTGATTAAAGAAATAAGAGAATATGTTTATCATAAGAATTTGTTTGAAATAATAAATTTAAGTAGAAATTTTAATGTTAGATTTTTGGCCCAGGGTGAATATAATATAAATTTTATATTAGAGGATAAAATAAATAAGTATGTTTTTAGGGTAAATACGGGAAGCCAATTGTCATTAGAAAATCAAATACAATATGAATATGGAGCATTAAAAAGGTTAGAAAAGAGTAAAGTTACTCCAAAGGTTTATTATGTAGATGGTAGTAAAGAGTATATAAGGTATGGTGTGTTAATAATGGAATTTTTGGAAGGCATACCATTAAATTATGAAAAAGACTTAAATAAAGCTGCTGAAATATTTGGCAAAATACATTCTATAGAACTTAATAAAGAGGATTTTTCTTCTTTTATAGTAGAAAATAATATATTTTCTGACAGAATAAAAGAAGCTAATAATCTTTTAAAGGATTTTTGGAATAGTTCATTAATAAGAGAAGATATAAAAAAATTCTTTTATAAATTTATAAATTGGGCTACAGAAAATTCTTATAAAGAAAAATATTTTACAGATAATCCTATACAGGTAATAAATAATACAGAGGTTAATTCGCATAATTTCATAATAGGATTTAAGAATTTTTATTTAATAGATTGGGAGAAACCAGTTATAAGCGACCCCTGTCAGGATTTAACACAATTTTTAGCACCAACCACTACTCTTTGGAAGGGGAATTATATATTAAAGGACTATGAGATAAATGAGTTTTTTTGTAATTATGAGAAATTTTTTAAAGGGAAAAATATAAGAGAAAGAGTAGATATGTATACACCCTATCTTTATTTGAGAGCCTTAAGCTGGTGTGCTTATGCTTATTTAGAATATCAAAATCCAGATAGAGACATAAAAAATATGGATACTTATGAAAAGATAAAAGAGTATTTAGAATTAGATTTTATGAGTAATCTATTGAATAGGTGGTTTTAA
- a CDS encoding (Fe-S)-binding protein → MDKKCFYIKDTKRKKRIENIKENCIECNICVKNCSMLKEFGGNPKKIFGRILEEGQFEAILPYSCAICGKCKEVCPKDLNIAKVFMDLRVETVEQNNGKTPLKEHNSVHMHQKLGFSKLFTKYVEDKNRETSKVERVFFPGCTLSAYSPELVLKIYEYLKEELPGTSMLLECCGKPTETLGEEKKFNKLFSNVEKHIRDTGAVEVITACQNCYMIMKNYSKDIKVKSLWTTLEEIGLPNNAVNKGDNSKVKFSIHDSCVTGHEKEIQSSIRWIMKELGYEILEGDNTKNRTNCCGTGGMIHVVNSKVSNAMMREAAKKTGQDYIITYCAGCRESMIKGGAKSLHILDLIFGEKIVNEHKDIKINSPLKSWSNRLKTKRMIK, encoded by the coding sequence ATGGATAAGAAATGTTTTTATATAAAAGATACAAAAAGAAAAAAACGTATAGAAAACATAAAAGAAAATTGTATAGAGTGTAATATATGTGTTAAAAATTGTTCTATGTTAAAAGAATTTGGAGGTAATCCTAAGAAAATATTTGGTAGGATACTTGAGGAGGGGCAGTTTGAAGCTATACTTCCTTATTCCTGTGCTATCTGTGGGAAATGCAAAGAAGTTTGTCCTAAAGATTTAAATATAGCAAAAGTTTTTATGGATCTTAGAGTAGAAACTGTAGAGCAAAATAATGGCAAAACTCCTTTGAAAGAGCATAACTCTGTGCATATGCATCAGAAATTAGGATTCTCAAAATTATTTACAAAGTATGTAGAAGACAAAAATAGGGAAACTAGTAAGGTAGAGAGAGTATTTTTCCCTGGTTGTACACTCTCTGCTTATAGTCCAGAATTGGTTTTAAAAATATATGAATATTTAAAAGAAGAACTACCAGGTACCTCTATGCTTTTAGAATGTTGTGGAAAACCCACAGAAACCTTAGGGGAAGAGAAAAAATTTAATAAATTATTTAGTAATGTAGAAAAACATATAAGGGATACTGGAGCGGTAGAAGTAATAACTGCCTGTCAAAACTGCTATATGATAATGAAAAACTATAGTAAAGATATAAAGGTTAAATCCCTTTGGACAACTTTAGAGGAGATAGGTTTGCCAAACAATGCTGTAAATAAGGGAGATAATAGTAAAGTTAAGTTTTCTATTCACGATTCTTGTGTTACAGGACATGAAAAAGAAATACAAAGCAGTATAAGATGGATTATGAAAGAATTAGGATATGAAATTTTAGAAGGGGATAATACAAAAAATAGGACTAATTGTTGTGGTACAGGAGGAATGATTCATGTAGTAAACTCTAAGGTATCTAATGCTATGATGAGGGAAGCTGCAAAAAAAACTGGACAAGATTATATAATTACTTATTGTGCAGGCTGTAGAGAATCCATGATTAAAGGGGGAGCAAAATCACTGCATATATTAGACTTGATTTTTGGAGAGAAAATAGTTAACGAGCATAAGGATATAAAAATAAATTCTCCTTTAAAATCCTGGAGTAATAGGCTAAAAACAAAGAGAATGATAAAGTAA
- a CDS encoding TVP38/TMEM64 family protein, with translation MKKSKKNIIVSIIFVVLLAFLVYFLRNTILAKDVSAVSIKEYVNSYGAIAPIIYIILFTLVPLTLFPDSILAIAGGMAFGMVEGSIYTIIGAVCGASLSFYIARVLGRNVVEKLIKGKGKWFEDGVEKNGFLVVFILRLIPLVPFDIISYGAGLSKIKFKDFILATTVGIIPGILVFINLGDKALNIKSKQFVISIVLLVLLCLVSFIMKKKLSFNKLQKDIIKKGDSYESKEKEEFNN, from the coding sequence GTGAAAAAATCTAAAAAAAATATTATAGTTTCCATAATATTTGTTGTTTTATTAGCTTTTTTAGTATATTTTTTAAGAAATACTATATTGGCTAAAGATGTAAGTGCAGTTTCTATAAAGGAGTATGTAAATAGTTATGGTGCTATAGCTCCTATAATTTATATAATATTATTTACTTTAGTACCCCTTACATTGTTCCCAGATTCCATATTAGCTATAGCTGGAGGTATGGCCTTTGGAATGGTGGAAGGTAGCATATATACTATAATAGGTGCTGTTTGTGGAGCATCACTATCTTTTTATATAGCTAGAGTTTTAGGAAGAAATGTAGTGGAAAAACTGATTAAAGGAAAAGGAAAATGGTTTGAGGATGGGGTAGAGAAAAATGGATTTTTAGTTGTATTTATATTAAGACTAATACCTTTAGTTCCTTTTGACATTATAAGTTATGGAGCAGGACTTTCAAAAATAAAATTTAAAGATTTTATTTTGGCTACTACAGTAGGAATAATTCCTGGTATATTAGTTTTTATAAATCTTGGGGATAAAGCTTTAAATATTAAATCTAAACAATTTGTAATATCTATAGTATTATTGGTTTTGCTATGTTTAGTTTCTTTTATTATGAAAAAGAAACTATCCTTTAATAAATTACAGAAAGATATAATTAAGAAAGGGGATAGTTATGAATCAAAAGAAAAAGAAGAGTTTAATAATTAA